Proteins from a genomic interval of Phlebotomus papatasi isolate M1 chromosome 3, Ppap_2.1, whole genome shotgun sequence:
- the LOC129805182 gene encoding uncharacterized protein K02A2.6-like: MTDEKISHNFTKSTDYKKFSARNEVSYTLLKPQYLADGMAEGESKVTETLLEAVAALLKEVKDLKSEQKVVVPLQQSNEVSVDALSRGISPFSYAPEQNLTFDMWYQRYKSTFLLDGKNLDDAARVRLLLRRLDASSYERYASNLLPREPANLSFDENVANLIKLFGKGESLFCTRRKCLQLILKDTDDLTTHAGVVNRHCEAFKLAECTADHFKALIFVNSLQSEKYVLVREQLLTKLETEPADKITLNFMVEEARRLINVKSDSRLDTPVASVSVLKKKDFAPKKDKPPPDVSIISADTWRKLKQPSLTPISLKVRDAQSHYIEMLGEFECSIRLGENEVRGRCLVSEKTSGNLFGIEWIEALGLWDYAPSSYCNSVQQEIDTTSAIKELQSTFPVVFGTEMGQCTKATASIHLKPHVSPVFRPKRPVAFHLMATIDDELQRLQASGIITPTEYSSWAAPIVVARKPNGRIRICGDYSTGLNESVEMNNHPIPDPDSLFSQFANKRVFSHIDLSDAYLQIPMDEESSQLLTIHTHRGLFRFNRLPPGIRSAPGIFQEIVERMLQGIPGVISYFDDICVASSDTKEHFAVLKEVFKRLEDYNFRVKLEKCRFFSREIKFLGVVADEKGLHPDPDKTEAICKMPAPSNVSELRSFLGAVQFWGRFIRSMSEIRTPLDRLLKKGVPWKWTAECEAAFKKFKEIITSDLLLTHYDPNLPIVVASDASSYAIGSVAYHQYPNGTQKAFYHASRRLTETEQRYSQIEKEGLGIVYALKKFHRFIYGRRFTLLTDHKPLVSIFGSKKGIPVHTANRLQRWSLILQSYDFEIKFISTDSFGHADVLSRLISASRPPLEEVVIAEIQLEETQDRLIVEEASSRLPVNFNMIKRATQSSESLQDVVNYIKGGWPTSLKSIRSKEVAKYFKIRNALSLIHDCVFYRERIVVPEQFRKKIITQLHDAHPGMSRMKSIARGYVFWPGIDSEIEQKVKSCTDCASAAKTPVKAELASWPLATHPWERIHLDYAKYRGETFLLIIDAYSKWPEIFRTPSSTTTQTIQKLRETFARNGLPETIVSDNGTQFVSDEFEEFCRMNGIKHLKTNPYCPYSNGQCERLVDSFKRSLEKQGRTISLDVGLQRFLANYRTTPNENSPDGKSPSEVLFSRKVRTIFDLLKFRDPQDPQRNKKMEEQYNRKHGAKKRSFQRGEEVYAKKFFQGGKFTWAPGIVIERRGSVSYNVRLSDGIIIRSHINQLRGRSASSEKTTDSLPLFFAPSDTPTHPTPRQSPNSADVPKDSSTGSNNSTPIATTSWKPTPIVVSDTPDGLGLDTSEPEFLGFPETPRNTTPTQEPEEPKTPDAPIRPSSSPIAQRLRPGRPAPGSYTERMRARRLIP, from the exons GTGAGTTACACTCTCCTCAAGCCACAATACTTGGCAGACGGGATGGCTGAAGGTGAAAGCAAGGTCACCGAGACGCTTCTAGAAGCTGTGGCTGCTCTACTGAAAGAGGTCAAAGATCTCAAATCCGAGCAAAAAGTGGTAGTCCCGTTGCAGCAATCGAATGAGGTTTCTGTGGATGCTTTGTCCAGAGGCATTTCCCCTTTTTCATATGCCCCTGAACAAAACCTCACTTTCGACATGTGGTATCAGCGCTACAAAAGCACATTTTTGCTCGATGGCAAGAATTTGGATGATGCTGCAAGAGTGAGGCTGCTTCTTAGACGTCTGGATGCATCGTCTTATGAGCGATATGCCAGCAATTTGCTGCCACGTGAGCCAGCCAATCTGAGCTTCGATGAAAATGTTGCAAATTTAATAAAGCTCTTCGGAAAGGGTGAGTCTTTATTTTGTACACGTCGAAAGTGTCTTCAGCTTATTCTCAAAGACACTGATGATCTCACAACCCATGCTGGAGTGGTTAATCGTCACTGTGAGGCATTTAAATTAGCGGAATGTACTGCAGATCATTTCAAAGcattgatttttgtcaatagcCTGCAAAGTGAAAAGTATGTTCTAGTCCGGGAGCAATTGTTGACAAAACTCGAGACGGAACCCGCGGATAAAATCACTCTCAATTTTATGGTAGAGGAGGCTCGTCGCCTTATCAATGTGAAAAGTGATTCCCGCCTCGATACTCCCGTAGCTAGTGTTAGTGTCTTAAAGAAAAAGGATTTTGCGCCCAAGAAAGACAAACCCCCAC CCGACGTGTCCATTATCTCAGCTGACACCTGGAGAAAGCTCAAACAACCCTCTCTCACACCTATTTCTTTGAAAGTCAGGGATGCCCAGTCTCACTATATCGAAATGTTAGGAGAATTTGAGTGTTCTATTCGGCTTGGAGAAAATGAGGTTAGGGGACGATGTCTCGTATCCGAGAAGACTTCAGGGAATCTATTCGGCATTGAATGGATTGAGGCACTGGGATTGTGGGATTATGCTCCGAGTTCCTATTGTAACTCTGTCCAGCAGGAAATCGACACTACCTCTGCGATTAAGGAGCTACAATCTACTTTTCCTGTGGTGTTTGGTACCGAAATGGGTCAGTGCACGAAAGCCACTGCATCCATTCACCTCAAGCCTCATGTCAGCCCCGTTTTTCGTCCAAAACGTCCTGTGGCATTCCACCTAATGGCTACGATCGACGATGAGCTTCAACGCCTGCAAGCTTCGGGAATCATCACACCCACTGAATATTCGTCGTGGGCAGCGCCCATAGTCGTTGCTAGGAAGCCCAATGGCCGCATAAGAATATGTGGAGATTATTCAACTGGCCTAAATGAATCGGTTGAGATGAACAATCATCCGATCCCAGACCCCGACAGTCTATTTAGCCAGTTTGCCAATAAACGTGTCTTCAGTCACATTGACCTATCAGATGCGTACTTGCAGATCCCCATGGATGAGGAATCGAGTCAATTATTGACAATACACACTCATCGTGGTCTATTTCGATTCAATAGGTTGCCCCCTGGTATCCGGAGTGCCCCCGGAATATTCCAAGAAATCGTAGAAAGAATGCTTCAAGGCATTCCTGGGGTAATTTCCTATTTTGATGATATCTGCGTGGCCAGCAGTGACACCAAAGAGCATTTTGCCGTACTCAAAGAAGTCTTCAAGCGCCTGGAGGACTACAATTTCCGTGTTAAATTGGAGAAGTGCCGATTTTTTTCGcgtgaaataaaatttcttggtGTCGTTGCAGATGAGAAAGGCCTACATCCGGATCCCGATAAAACTGAAGCAATTTGCAAAATGCCCGCTCCATCCAATGTGAGTGAACTTCGCAGTTTTCTCGGAGCAGTGCAGTTTTGGGGACGATTCATCCGATCAATGAGTGAGATTAGAACTCCATTGGATCGCTTACTCAAGAAGGGTGTTCCGTGGAAGTGGACAGCTGAATGTGAAGCTGCATTCAAAAAGTTCAAGGAAATTATCACCTCAGACCTTTTGCTGACCCACTACGATCCAAATCTCCCCATTGTGGTTGCCTCAGATGCCTCTTCATACGCTATAGGGTCTGTAGCCTATCACCAGTATCCTAACGGGACACAGAAGGCTTTTTACCATGCCTCCAGACGCCTGACGGAAACCGAACAGCGCTATAGTCAAATAGAAAAGGAAGGGCTTGGAATCGTTTACGCTCTCAAAAAGTTTCATCGCTTTATTTATGGGAGGAGATTTACTTTGCTGACCGATCACAAACCACTTGTGTCGATTTTCGGAAGCAAGAAAGGGATTCCGGTACACACAGCTAACCGCCTTCAAAGATGGTCGCTGATTTTACAAAGTTAcgattttgagataaaatttatCTCAACCGACAGTTTCGGGCATGCGGATGTGCTGTCGAGACTGATCAGTGCAAGTCGACCACCCTTAGAAGAAGTCGTGATTGCAGAAATTCAACTAGAGGAGACTCAAGATCGTCTTATCGTTGAGGAAGCTTCTTCGAGACTACCTGTGAATTTCAATATGATCAAGCGCGCAACACAATCTTCGGAGAGTTTACAGGATGTTGTGAACTACATCAAGGGCGGATGGCCGACATCACTGAAGTCAATTCGTTCCAAGGAAGTAGCGAAGTATTTCAAGATCAGGAATGCTCTCTCGCTTATCCATGACTGCGTGTTTTACAGGGAGAGAATCGTTGTTCCAGAGCAATTTCGCAAGAAAATCATCACTCAACTGCATGATGCACACCCTGGTATGTCCAGAATGAAGTCCATAGCTCGAGGATACGTTTTCTGGCCGGGTATTGATAGCGAAATTGAGCAGAAAGTCAAGAGCTGTACAGACTGCGCCTCTGCCGCAAAAACTCCTGTGAAAGCAGAATTAGCATCATGGCCGCTAGCTACACATCCCTGGGAGCGAATTCATTTGGATTATGCCAAATATCGAGGTGAAACCTTCTTGCTAATCATCGATGCGTACTCCAAATGGCCTGAAATTTTCCGAACTCCGTCATCAACAACCACGCAAACAATTCAAAAGCTCAGAGAGACTTTCGCACGAAATGGTCTTCCGGAAACAATTGTTAGCGATAATGGGACGCAGTTTGTAAGTGACGAGTTCGAGGAATTTTGTCGGATGAACGGCATCAAGCATCTTAAGACCAATCCTTACTGTCCATACAGCAATGGGCAATGCGAGAGGCTTGTGGATTCATTCAAGAGGTCGCTGGAGAAGCAAGGGAGGACAATTTCTTTGGATGTTGGTCTTCAAAGGTTCCTGGCAAACTACAGAACTACTCCAAATGAAAATTCACCTGATGGAAAATCTCCTTCGGAGGTGTTGTTCTCAAGAAAAGTTAGGACGATTTTTGATTTGCTCAAATTTCGTGATCCGCAGGACCCTCAACGAAACAAGAAAATGGAAGAGCAATATAATCGCAAACACGGTGCAAAGAAACGCTCATTCCAGAGGGGGGAGGAAGTCTATGCAAAGAAGTTCTTCCAAGGTGGAAAGTTCACATGGGCTCCAGGAATAGTGATTGAACGTCGAGGCTCAGTCAGCTATAATGTGCGTTTATCCGATGGAATCATTATCCGCTCACACATTAACCAGCTTAGAGGCCGTTCAGCGAGTTCAGAGAAGACTACAGATTCACTTCCACTGTTCTTCGCACCCAGTGATACACCGACACACCCAACTCCTCGCCAGAGTCCCAACTCTGCGGATGTTCCTAAGGATTCCTCAACAGGATCGAACAACTCTACTCCGATTGCTACAACGTCGTGGAAACCAACACCAATTGTCGTTAGCGACACTCCTGATGGTTTAGGTTTGGATACGTCGGAACCAGAATTCCTTGGATTTCCTGAAACTCCTCGTAATACCACGCCAACACAGGAACCTGAGGAACCGAAAACACCGGACGCACCAATTAGACCGTCTTCATCGCCCATAGCGCAACGTCTTCGTCCCGGACGTCCTGCTCCTGGGTCCTACACAGAAAGGATGAGGGCACGTCGCCTCATTCCTTAA